In a single window of the Caproicibacterium sp. BJN0003 genome:
- a CDS encoding AraC family transcriptional regulator, with translation MTSDEFRHSFKGSKYNLGLAVYSCGIQRCAPNHSWGPAIRDHYLIHYIVSGHGTFSAEGKSWRLSAGQVFLVKPNVIASYRADSDFPWEYCWVGFNGSDAPHLMEQTGLLSGGPVFDCGKENSCKDLIMKIISVSGSGDSNEAKMESCLLWFLSYLMDRFGKKADTCESGFHYVQKAMRFIDRSYSMPIGIGQIAASAEISRSHLYRLFVQYLKMPPNEYLTHYRLQKALFFLKEKKLSVGEAAYSAGFSDPLYFSRVFKKHMGFPPSQYIKNPIIVEEES, from the coding sequence ATGACAAGTGATGAATTTCGCCATTCATTTAAAGGCAGCAAATATAATCTTGGGCTTGCCGTTTACAGCTGTGGGATTCAGCGCTGTGCTCCCAATCATTCTTGGGGGCCTGCCATCCGTGACCACTATTTAATCCATTATATTGTCAGCGGACACGGTACTTTTTCTGCCGAAGGAAAGAGTTGGCGCCTTTCTGCCGGACAAGTCTTTCTTGTAAAACCAAACGTAATTGCTTCTTACCGTGCAGACTCGGATTTTCCATGGGAATACTGCTGGGTTGGTTTTAATGGAAGTGATGCTCCTCATCTGATGGAGCAGACCGGTCTTCTGAGCGGTGGCCCTGTTTTTGATTGTGGAAAAGAAAACTCCTGCAAAGATCTGATCATGAAAATCATTTCAGTTTCGGGGTCTGGAGATAGTAATGAAGCCAAGATGGAAAGTTGCCTCTTGTGGTTTTTGTCCTATTTAATGGATCGCTTTGGAAAAAAAGCAGATACTTGTGAATCCGGATTTCACTACGTTCAGAAAGCAATGCGCTTTATTGACCGCAGCTATTCTATGCCAATCGGAATCGGCCAGATTGCAGCAAGCGCAGAAATTTCACGCAGTCATCTTTATCGGCTTTTTGTCCAATATCTGAAAATGCCGCCCAATGAATATTTGACGCACTATCGCCTACAAAAAGCACTTTTTTTCTTAAAGGAGAAAAAGTTAAGTGTAGGCGAAGCAGCATATTCCGCTGGATTTTCTGACCCATTATACTTTTCTCGGGTTTTTAAAAAGCATATGGGATTCCCACCCAGT
- a CDS encoding OadG family transporter subunit, translating into MRLESSVNDNQISVTVLLTGIVVVFAVLVLLLVVMEAYSSVQKLKQGSEGSCKICEEPKKNSIQKGKGEPSVAVQTMNRPFTSNQQISGEILAVLSAAAQTELASSREVQIPGEVLAAISGAIYTIYGAEVAVQNVSRSVEPQKSSRHQTEHKNRRSRSAWAQAGIFQNTRPF; encoded by the coding sequence ATGAGATTAGAATCATCAGTAAATGACAATCAGATTTCAGTTACTGTTTTGTTAACTGGTATTGTGGTCGTTTTTGCTGTCTTGGTTCTTTTACTCGTAGTGATGGAAGCGTATTCAAGTGTACAGAAGCTTAAACAAGGTTCTGAAGGATCTTGTAAGATTTGTGAAGAGCCAAAAAAGAATTCCATTCAGAAGGGAAAGGGGGAACCATCCGTGGCAGTTCAGACAATGAATCGGCCTTTTACTTCAAATCAGCAGATTTCCGGAGAAATTTTGGCGGTCCTTTCTGCAGCAGCGCAGACGGAATTAGCCAGCTCCCGAGAGGTACAGATTCCTGGAGAAGTTTTGGCAGCAATTTCGGGAGCAATTTATACAATATATGGAGCAGAAGTTGCAGTGCAGAACGTAAGTCGTTCAGTAGAACCGCAGAAATCCAGCAGACATCAGACAGAACATAAAAACCGTCGTTCACGTTCGGCATGGGCTCAGGCGGGTATTTTCCAAAATACGCGTCCATTTTAA